One region of Chanodichthys erythropterus isolate Z2021 chromosome 19, ASM2448905v1, whole genome shotgun sequence genomic DNA includes:
- the pdzd7b gene encoding PDZ domain-containing protein 7 isoform X1 — MEGEMVRLTVIRGDDGQLGFSVRGGSEHGLSVFISKVQKNSAAELAGLCVGDKLVEVNGVSLENVSMSSAVKVLSGHARLRLVVQRVGRVPGVRYTNEKTTWVDLIHRRMVVEESDAPVSVYSSDGALCRTVHLHLSHNQPCLGLNIRGGREYSLGIYVSKLDPGGLAEQGGVKMGDQILSANGVSFENINHYRAVEVLKSQPHVILTIKEAGRYPAYKEMVTEFSWMNKSGNGTVCSSSRGSESHSSTSSLSSGTPLGSLSGLSQATLPVSLPLGAEMCDVCGSTEAQFHPDSTDNEGHSEQLRTVSRGPTELLQDSVIRSDGEDDGRESGGNRREGRKTSLLMALSRPSPPIRRTQSHVTVSEEEKKQKRKQTEREEEGSSRLQRSKTFFGLFRKRDSSRSRSRSPSHSECHLGRSNGDLSEWDALNQVREMAVRLLEDEDVVILMGICQKYLQERGLQTLIQPLLAILNTPEKLLLLREIRTLVSSSDLPLFNSTVSPFEEEAYDILKSRSRRSSPQAGHAPRRHLITPAPDVHGGFQLHVSKDKERHNQLLEGLEQLRLSSYQDQNESLHMSRAFSPLLDVPVDTYTHSDSLSSSRALLPNWLLAENVRSDSSQTSDNGFARSDDTCVHSQRGRAPVKNGLSKSKSDGADVLFTVVDVPRHKRPLLSQVFGSLKKCHSSTVTPTGQSVQPQLHETPTNEPEFELTTVHISKTKQSLGISISGGSESRVQPMVKIERIFPGGAASTNDALRAGFELVSVDGVSLQAVTHQDAVEIIRQAFSNKNINPMELVVKVPREPRVS; from the exons ATGGAGG GTGAGATGGTGAGGTTGACGGTCATCAGGGGGGATGATGGTCAGCTGGGCTTCAGCGTGCGAGGAGGATCTGAACACGGACTCAGTGTCTTCATCAGCAAAGTGCAGAAAAACAGTGCTGCAG AGCTGGCGGGTCTGTGTGTTGGTGATAAGTTAGTTGAGGTGAACGGCGTGAGTCTGGAGAACGTCAGCATGAGCAGCGCTGTGAAGGTGTTGTCGGGTCACGCTCGCCTCCGATTGGTCGTCCAGCGTGTGGGCCGCGTGCCTGGTGTTCGCTACACTAATGAGAAAACCACATG GGTGGATCTGATCCATCGGCGGATGGTGGTTGAGGAATCGGACGCTCCAGTCTCGGTGTACAGCTCAGACGGAGCATTGTGTCGAACGGTTCACCTGCATCTCTCGCACAACCAGCCCTGCCTGGGACTCAACATCCGTGGAGGACGAGAATACAGCCTGGGCATCTATGTATCAAA GCTGGATCCTGGCGGTCTGGCAGAACAGGGCGGAGTTAAGATGGGGGATCAGATCCTGTCAGCCAATGGCGTGAGCTTTGAGAACATCAACCATTACAGAGCAGTAGAAGTGCTGAAGAGCCAACCTCATGTCATACTGACTATTaaa GAAGCCGGCAGATATCCCGCCTACAAAGAAATGGTGACAGAGTTCAGCTGGATGAATAAAT CGGGCAACGGAACCGTCTGTTCATCCTCACGGGGGTCTGAGTCTCACTCATCCACCTCCTCGCTGTCCTCCGGTACGCCCCTCGGCTCATTGAGCGGCCTCTCCCAAGCTACTCTGCCTGTTAGCTTGCCCTTAGGAGCCGAAATGTGCGACGTCTGCGGCTCCACTGAGGCCCAGTTTCATCCAGATTCCACTGATAATGAGGGTCATTCAGAGCAGCTGCGGACGGTGAGCCGAGGACCCACAGAACTGCTGCAGGACTCCGTGATCCGGAGCGATGGAGAGGATGACGGGAGAGAGTCAGGAGGGAACAGAAGAGAAGGCCGGAAAACATCTCTGCTCATGGCTCTCAGCCGACCGAGTCCTCCGATACGCCGAACACAAAGTCACGTGACTGTGTCAG aagaagaaaagaaacagaAGAGAAAACAGACggaaagagaagaagagggaAGCAGTCGGCTACAGCGCTCCAAAACTTTCTTCGGCCTTTTCCGAAAGAGAGATTCCTCAAGATCACGCTCCAGATCTCCCTCCCACTCAGAGTGCCATCTGG GCAGGTCTAATGGTGATTTATCTGAGTGGGACGCTCTGAATCAGGTGCGAGAAATGGCTGTCAGATTGCTAGAGGATGAAGATGTGGTCATACTCATGGGAATCTGTCAGAAG TATTTGCAAGAACGAGGGCTTCAGACGCTCATCCAGCCGCTTCTGGCCATCCTGAACACGCCAGAGAAGCTGCTGCTGCTCCGAGAGATCAG AACACTCGTGTCCTCCAGTGATCTTCCGCTCTTCAACAGCACGGTGTCTCCGTTTGAAGAGGAAGCTTATGATATTCTGAAAAGTCGCTCAC GCAGAAGTTCTCCTCAGGCAGGACACGCCCCCAGACGCCACCTCATCACACCTGCACCAG ATGTGCATGGTGGATTTCAGCTGCACGTTTCAAAAGACAAGGAGAGACACAATCAGCTTCTAGAAGGTCTCGAGCAGCTCCGTTTGTCCTCCTATCAAGACCAGAACGAGTCACTGCACATGTCCAGAGCCTTCAGCCCATTACTGGATGTTCCTGTGGACACTTACACTCATTCAGACTCATTATCGTCCTCCAGGGCGCTCCTTCCCAACTGGCTGCTGGCGGAGAATGTGCGTTCAGACTCTTCCCAGACATCAGACAACGGTTTCGCCCGTTCAGATGACACATGTGTTCATTCACAAAGAGGAAGAGCTCCTGTCAAGAATGGGCTTTCGAAGAGTAAATCAGACGGAGCGGATGTGCTGTTTACTGTAGTGGACGTTCCTCGCCACAAGAGGCCGCTGCTCTCACAGGTCTTTGGTTCCCTTAAGAAGTGCCATAGTTCAACAGTGACGCCCACAGGACAGTCTGTGCAACCGCAGCTGCATGAGACGCCTACAAATGAGCCAGAGTTTGAGCTCACTACAGTCCACATCAGCAAAACCAAGCAGTCTCTGG GGATCAGTATATCCGGAGGATCAGAGTCCAGGGTTCAGCCCATGGTGAAGATCGAGAGGATTTTCCCAGGAGGAGCTGCATCTACTAATGATGCTCTGCGG GCTGGTTTTGAGCTTGTGTCGGTGGATGGCGTCTCTCTGCAGGCTGTGACCCATCAGGATGCTGTGGAGATCATACGGCAGGCCTTCAGTAACAAGAACATCAACCCAATGGAGCTTGTGGTCAAAGTTCCCAGAGAGCCCAGAGTCTCATGA
- the lzts2b gene encoding leucine zipper putative tumor suppressor 2 homolog has protein sequence MALVQSLPVSIDHPGPGLDPRLHPNSPPLMGAMGAVSSMKPTHITYPDRANIEVSTNFRKGTLGSGRLLSDTSQDIQAGSRTPSSKRRGIVGRAKGFGTRSYSHEDLIRDWNDNHLDVGMAGVDGPPKLVPVSGQLERNIQQAIIRPTAFKPVIPKNRNAVQYLSPRLGAGLSGSQGNLSLFSPEDEDITPVTMERRSSYSGARNGLFSQSFTMTDTARNSLTNLPAYNGPVYNQSEVTKHHGHSNSDSGRSSSSKSTGSLGGRCQLLSDMGSGRPSPPPIEAYEAIVRDLEEKLRERDQELQQLRENLDENEAAICQVYEERQKRTELEMEEFRQTCAAKMQKASQKAQREQQLLQLQVFQLQQEKKKLQEDMTQLLQERQRLEERCASFEREHTQLGPRLEETKWEVCQKSGEISLLKQQLKDLQADLAQRVGELVTLRGQLREVRAELQTCQSQLQEAHTASRTRTLELEVCENELQRRKSESELLREKMSRLEEESSRLREALSEASAEDQRLANESEELKGSKQQMDRLKAELAYERQHSSDRAAAFESERKSWEEEKEKVIRYQKQLQQNYVQMYKRNRDLERSLRELSLELESRDQDDESSGNEVTFDDIAATEI, from the exons ATGGCGCTGGTCCAGTCTCTCCCCGTGTCCATTGACCATccaggaccaggcctggacccTCGCCTCCATCCGAACTCACCTCCTCTAATGGGAGCGATGGGTGCCGTCAGCAGCATGAAGCCGACCCACATAACTTATCCCGACCGAGCCAACATAGAGGTCAGTACTAACTTCCGCAAGGGCACGCTGGGCTCCGGACGACTGCTGTCCGACACCTCGCAGGACATTCAGGCTGGAAGTCGAACTCCGTCCAGCAAGAGAAGGGGCATCGTTGGCAGAGCGAAAGGCTTCGGGACACGTTCATATTCCCATGAGGACTTGATAAGGGACTGGAATGATAATCATTTGGATGTGGGAATGGCTGGTGTGGATGGGCCTCCGAAACTGGTTCCTGTGTCTGGACAGTTAGAAAGG AACATTCAGCAGGCCATAATCAGACCCACAGCCTTCAAACCTGTCATTCCCAAGAACCGGAACGCCGTGCAGTACTTGTCTCCGCGGCTCGGCGCCGGTCTCTCAGGAAGCCAAGGAAACCTAAGCTTATTTTCTCCAGAAGATGAAGACATCACGCCCGTAACGATGGAGCGACGCAGTTCTTACAGCGGCGCTCGCAACGGTTTGTTCAGCCAGTCTTTTACCATGACGGACACGGCACGCAACTCCTTAACAAACCTCCCGGCGTACAACGGCCCCGTGTATAACCAAAGCGAGGTGACTAAACATCACGGACACTCGAACTCAGACAGCGGACGCTCCTCTTCCAGTAAGAGCACGGGTTCTCTGGGCGGCCGCTGTCAGCTGTTGTCAGACATGGGCTCCGGCAGACCGTCGCCTCCACCCATCGAGGCCTACGAGGCCATCGTGAGAGACCTGGAGGAGAAACTGAGGGAGAGAGACCAGGAGCTTCAGCAGCTCAGGGAAAACCTGGATGAGAACGAAGCGGCGATCTGTCAG GTGTACGAGGAGAGACAGAAGCGCACAGAGCTGGAGATGGAGGAGTTCAGACAGACCTGTGCAGCTAAAATGCAGAAGGCGTCTCAAAAAGCGCAGCGAGAGCAGCAGTTGCTGCAGCTCCAGGTGTTTCAGCTGCAGCAGGAGAAGAAGAAGCTGCAGGAGGACATGACGCAGCTCCTGCAGGAGCGACAGAGGCTCGAGGAGCGCTGCGCCTCCTTCGAACGAGAGCACACCCAGCTGGGCCCCAGACTGGAGGAGACCAAATGGGAG GTGTGCCAGAAGTCTGGTGAGATTTCCTTGCTGAAGCAGCAGCTGAAGGACCTTCAGGCCGATCTGGCGCAGCGTGTTGGTGAGTTGGTGACGCTGCGCGGGCAGCTGAGGGAGGTTCGTGCCGAGCTGCAGACGTGCCAGAGTCAGCTGCAGGAGGCGCACACGGCCTCGCGCACACGAACCCTGGAGCTCGAGGTCTGCGAGAACGAACTGCAGAGGCGCAAGAGCGAAAGCGAGCTGCTCAGAGAGAAAATGAGCCGCCTGGAAGAGGAGTCGTCTCGCCTGCGGGAGGCTCTGAGCGAGGCCTCCGCAGAGGATCAGCGGCTGGCCAACGAAAGCGAGGAGCTGAAAGGCTCCAAGCAGCAGATGGACAGGCTGAAGGCGGAGCTCGCTTACGAACGCCAGCATTCGTCCGATCGGGCCGCTGCGTTCGAGAGCGAGAGAAAGAGCTGGGAAGAGGAGAAAGAGAAAGTGATTCGATACCAGAAACAGTTACAGCAGAACTACGTGCAGATGTACAAAAGAAACCGCGATCTGGAGCGATCGCTCCGCGAACTCAGCCTCGAGCTGGAGTCCAGAGATCAGGACGACGAGAGCAGCGGAAATGAAGTCACCTTCGACGACATCGCTGCAACCGAGATCTGA
- the pdzd7b gene encoding PDZ domain-containing protein 7 isoform X2 — MEGEMVRLTVIRGDDGQLGFSVRGGSEHGLSVFISKVQKNSAAELAGLCVGDKLVEVNGVSLENVSMSSAVKVLSGHARLRLVVQRVGRVPGVRYTNEKTTWVDLIHRRMVVEESDAPVSVYSSDGALCRTVHLHLSHNQPCLGLNIRGGREYSLGIYVSKLDPGGLAEQGGVKMGDQILSANGVSFENINHYRAVEVLKSQPHVILTIKEAGRYPAYKEMVTEFSWMNKSGNGTVCSSSRGSESHSSTSSLSSGTPLGSLSGLSQATLPVSLPLGAEMCDVCGSTEAQFHPDSTDNEGHSEQLRTVSRGPTELLQDSVIRSDGEDDGRESGGNRREGRKTSLLMALSRPSPPIRRTQSHVTVSEEEKKQKRKQTEREEEGSSRLQRSKTFFGLFRKRDSSRSRSRSPSHSECHLGRSNGDLSEWDALNQVREMAVRLLEDEDVVILMGICQKYLQERGLQTLIQPLLAILNTPEKLLLLREIRTLVSSSDLPLFNSTVSPFEEEAYDILKSRSSPQAGHAPRRHLITPAPDVHGGFQLHVSKDKERHNQLLEGLEQLRLSSYQDQNESLHMSRAFSPLLDVPVDTYTHSDSLSSSRALLPNWLLAENVRSDSSQTSDNGFARSDDTCVHSQRGRAPVKNGLSKSKSDGADVLFTVVDVPRHKRPLLSQVFGSLKKCHSSTVTPTGQSVQPQLHETPTNEPEFELTTVHISKTKQSLGISISGGSESRVQPMVKIERIFPGGAASTNDALRAGFELVSVDGVSLQAVTHQDAVEIIRQAFSNKNINPMELVVKVPREPRVS, encoded by the exons ATGGAGG GTGAGATGGTGAGGTTGACGGTCATCAGGGGGGATGATGGTCAGCTGGGCTTCAGCGTGCGAGGAGGATCTGAACACGGACTCAGTGTCTTCATCAGCAAAGTGCAGAAAAACAGTGCTGCAG AGCTGGCGGGTCTGTGTGTTGGTGATAAGTTAGTTGAGGTGAACGGCGTGAGTCTGGAGAACGTCAGCATGAGCAGCGCTGTGAAGGTGTTGTCGGGTCACGCTCGCCTCCGATTGGTCGTCCAGCGTGTGGGCCGCGTGCCTGGTGTTCGCTACACTAATGAGAAAACCACATG GGTGGATCTGATCCATCGGCGGATGGTGGTTGAGGAATCGGACGCTCCAGTCTCGGTGTACAGCTCAGACGGAGCATTGTGTCGAACGGTTCACCTGCATCTCTCGCACAACCAGCCCTGCCTGGGACTCAACATCCGTGGAGGACGAGAATACAGCCTGGGCATCTATGTATCAAA GCTGGATCCTGGCGGTCTGGCAGAACAGGGCGGAGTTAAGATGGGGGATCAGATCCTGTCAGCCAATGGCGTGAGCTTTGAGAACATCAACCATTACAGAGCAGTAGAAGTGCTGAAGAGCCAACCTCATGTCATACTGACTATTaaa GAAGCCGGCAGATATCCCGCCTACAAAGAAATGGTGACAGAGTTCAGCTGGATGAATAAAT CGGGCAACGGAACCGTCTGTTCATCCTCACGGGGGTCTGAGTCTCACTCATCCACCTCCTCGCTGTCCTCCGGTACGCCCCTCGGCTCATTGAGCGGCCTCTCCCAAGCTACTCTGCCTGTTAGCTTGCCCTTAGGAGCCGAAATGTGCGACGTCTGCGGCTCCACTGAGGCCCAGTTTCATCCAGATTCCACTGATAATGAGGGTCATTCAGAGCAGCTGCGGACGGTGAGCCGAGGACCCACAGAACTGCTGCAGGACTCCGTGATCCGGAGCGATGGAGAGGATGACGGGAGAGAGTCAGGAGGGAACAGAAGAGAAGGCCGGAAAACATCTCTGCTCATGGCTCTCAGCCGACCGAGTCCTCCGATACGCCGAACACAAAGTCACGTGACTGTGTCAG aagaagaaaagaaacagaAGAGAAAACAGACggaaagagaagaagagggaAGCAGTCGGCTACAGCGCTCCAAAACTTTCTTCGGCCTTTTCCGAAAGAGAGATTCCTCAAGATCACGCTCCAGATCTCCCTCCCACTCAGAGTGCCATCTGG GCAGGTCTAATGGTGATTTATCTGAGTGGGACGCTCTGAATCAGGTGCGAGAAATGGCTGTCAGATTGCTAGAGGATGAAGATGTGGTCATACTCATGGGAATCTGTCAGAAG TATTTGCAAGAACGAGGGCTTCAGACGCTCATCCAGCCGCTTCTGGCCATCCTGAACACGCCAGAGAAGCTGCTGCTGCTCCGAGAGATCAG AACACTCGTGTCCTCCAGTGATCTTCCGCTCTTCAACAGCACGGTGTCTCCGTTTGAAGAGGAAGCTTATGATATTCTGAAAA GCAGAAGTTCTCCTCAGGCAGGACACGCCCCCAGACGCCACCTCATCACACCTGCACCAG ATGTGCATGGTGGATTTCAGCTGCACGTTTCAAAAGACAAGGAGAGACACAATCAGCTTCTAGAAGGTCTCGAGCAGCTCCGTTTGTCCTCCTATCAAGACCAGAACGAGTCACTGCACATGTCCAGAGCCTTCAGCCCATTACTGGATGTTCCTGTGGACACTTACACTCATTCAGACTCATTATCGTCCTCCAGGGCGCTCCTTCCCAACTGGCTGCTGGCGGAGAATGTGCGTTCAGACTCTTCCCAGACATCAGACAACGGTTTCGCCCGTTCAGATGACACATGTGTTCATTCACAAAGAGGAAGAGCTCCTGTCAAGAATGGGCTTTCGAAGAGTAAATCAGACGGAGCGGATGTGCTGTTTACTGTAGTGGACGTTCCTCGCCACAAGAGGCCGCTGCTCTCACAGGTCTTTGGTTCCCTTAAGAAGTGCCATAGTTCAACAGTGACGCCCACAGGACAGTCTGTGCAACCGCAGCTGCATGAGACGCCTACAAATGAGCCAGAGTTTGAGCTCACTACAGTCCACATCAGCAAAACCAAGCAGTCTCTGG GGATCAGTATATCCGGAGGATCAGAGTCCAGGGTTCAGCCCATGGTGAAGATCGAGAGGATTTTCCCAGGAGGAGCTGCATCTACTAATGATGCTCTGCGG GCTGGTTTTGAGCTTGTGTCGGTGGATGGCGTCTCTCTGCAGGCTGTGACCCATCAGGATGCTGTGGAGATCATACGGCAGGCCTTCAGTAACAAGAACATCAACCCAATGGAGCTTGTGGTCAAAGTTCCCAGAGAGCCCAGAGTCTCATGA